One segment of Hemitrygon akajei chromosome 15, sHemAka1.3, whole genome shotgun sequence DNA contains the following:
- the LOC140739601 gene encoding histamine H2 receptor-like isoform X1, translated as MESNLTITSESEHRSVFSTILVGLVFGMITLITIFGNVLVCLVVGLNRHLQSHTNCLIVSLAATDLLLGLLVMPFSTTLELLNSEWPFGSTFCNIYTSLDVMLSTASILNLFVISLERYLAVTAPLRYITVITPKRVVISLGLIWSISIMFSFLPINMGWNTKDLLVQSSNATNDCHLELNTTYAIVDAFITFYIPLVIMSLTYYKIFKIARRQARRINNASKCRILKEHKATVTLAAVMGVFIICWFPYFTVFLHEGISGIRTDKTTFVVVLWLGYVNSGLNPIVYAVLNREFRMAYQKLLFCRKRNAHKKGSHIIYRSCQSRNEQCHQLVQILDDNEHSSDITKDTGISKEESERSLDEIVPGGEVFWEGQTGTPQ; from the coding sequence atggagagcaatctgactATCACCAGTGAATCTGAACATAGATCTGTGTTCTCCACAATCCTGGTTGGGCTTGTGTTCGGCATGATTACACTAATAACAATCTTCGGCAATGTGTtggtgtgcttagtggtggggttgaACCGTCATCTTCAGAGCCATACCAACTGTCTTATTGTGTCCCTGGCGGCAACTGACCTACTGCTGGGTTTGCTGGTCATGCCTTTCTCAACAACCTTAGAGCTGCTTAATTCAGAATGGCCTTTTGGGTCCACCTTCTGTAATATCTACACCAGCTTGGATGTCATGCTGTCCACCGCTTCTATCCTCAATCTGTTTGTGATCAGCCTCGAGCGCTACCTCGCAGTCACCGCCCCTCTGAGGTACATCACAGTCATTACTCCAAAGCGTGTTGTCATCTCACTCGGACTGATATGGAGCATTTCCATCATGTTCTCATTTTTGCCCATCAACATGGGATGGAATACCAAAGATCTGTTAGTGCAAAGCTCAAATGCAACCAATGACTGCCACttagaactgaacacaacctatgccATTGTGGATGCATTCATCACCTTTTATATCCCGTTAGTCATCATGAGTTTAACTTATTACAAAATATTCAAAATTGCAAGGAGACAGGCCAGAAGAATCAACAACGCCAGCAAATGTAGAATTCTGAAGGAGcataaggcaacagtaactctaGCAGCAGTGATGGGAGTCTTCATTATTTGCTGGTTCCCTTATTTTACAGTGTTTCTCCATGAAGGGATTTCAGGAATTCGAACCGACAAGACCACTTTTGTTGTGGTGCTATGGTTGGGTTATGTGAACTCAGGTCTGAATCCCATAGTGTACGCTGTACTCAACCGGGAATTCCGCATGGCATACCAGAAGCTACTGTTTTGCAGGAAAAGGAATGCACACAAGAAGGGATCACACATCATCTATCGGTCCTGTCAGTCCAGGAATGAACAGTGTCACCAGTTGGTCCAAATCCTGGATGATAACGAGCATAGCTCTGACATTACTAAAGATACTGGCATCAGCAAAGAAGAGTCTGAAAG
- the LOC140739601 gene encoding histamine H2 receptor-like isoform X2, with protein MESNLTITSESEHRSVFSTILVGLVFGMITLITIFGNVLVCLVVGLNRHLQSHTNCLIVSLAATDLLLGLLVMPFSTTLELLNSEWPFGSTFCNIYTSLDVMLSTASILNLFVISLERYLAVTAPLRYITVITPKRVVISLGLIWSISIMFSFLPINMGWNTKDLLVQSSNATNDCHLELNTTYAIVDAFITFYIPLVIMSLTYYKIFKIARRQARRINNASKCRILKEHKATVTLAAVMGVFIICWFPYFTVFLHEGISGIRTDKTTFVVVLWLGYVNSGLNPIVYAVLNREFRMAYQKLLFCRKRNAHKKGSHIIYRSCQSRNEQCHQLVQILDDNEHSSDITKDTGISKEESERTAAKDGQVFISDQLS; from the coding sequence atggagagcaatctgactATCACCAGTGAATCTGAACATAGATCTGTGTTCTCCACAATCCTGGTTGGGCTTGTGTTCGGCATGATTACACTAATAACAATCTTCGGCAATGTGTtggtgtgcttagtggtggggttgaACCGTCATCTTCAGAGCCATACCAACTGTCTTATTGTGTCCCTGGCGGCAACTGACCTACTGCTGGGTTTGCTGGTCATGCCTTTCTCAACAACCTTAGAGCTGCTTAATTCAGAATGGCCTTTTGGGTCCACCTTCTGTAATATCTACACCAGCTTGGATGTCATGCTGTCCACCGCTTCTATCCTCAATCTGTTTGTGATCAGCCTCGAGCGCTACCTCGCAGTCACCGCCCCTCTGAGGTACATCACAGTCATTACTCCAAAGCGTGTTGTCATCTCACTCGGACTGATATGGAGCATTTCCATCATGTTCTCATTTTTGCCCATCAACATGGGATGGAATACCAAAGATCTGTTAGTGCAAAGCTCAAATGCAACCAATGACTGCCACttagaactgaacacaacctatgccATTGTGGATGCATTCATCACCTTTTATATCCCGTTAGTCATCATGAGTTTAACTTATTACAAAATATTCAAAATTGCAAGGAGACAGGCCAGAAGAATCAACAACGCCAGCAAATGTAGAATTCTGAAGGAGcataaggcaacagtaactctaGCAGCAGTGATGGGAGTCTTCATTATTTGCTGGTTCCCTTATTTTACAGTGTTTCTCCATGAAGGGATTTCAGGAATTCGAACCGACAAGACCACTTTTGTTGTGGTGCTATGGTTGGGTTATGTGAACTCAGGTCTGAATCCCATAGTGTACGCTGTACTCAACCGGGAATTCCGCATGGCATACCAGAAGCTACTGTTTTGCAGGAAAAGGAATGCACACAAGAAGGGATCACACATCATCTATCGGTCCTGTCAGTCCAGGAATGAACAGTGTCACCAGTTGGTCCAAATCCTGGATGATAACGAGCATAGCTCTGACATTACTAAAGATACTGGCATCAGCAAAGAAGAGTCTGAAAG